In Setaria italica strain Yugu1 chromosome IX, Setaria_italica_v2.0, whole genome shotgun sequence, the genomic stretch AAGCCCTCTCGGCTCGCCAggatggcggcgacgaggcaAATCGACCGGATCTGCGCATGGGACAGATGCAACCatcatggcggcggcgcagccgaGTGATGCGGCTGGAGTGGAGTGGGGCGAGCGGACCTGCCATGGCCACGGAGGCCCGACGGGACTGCATTCCTAGCTCGGGATGAGTCCTGGCTAGATTTGGGCCGCGTTGACGACGATGTGGCATgcgggcatggcggcggcgcatATGGGCAAGGAGGAGGACTGCTTCTCTAGGACCCTCACGTCGCTCCTCGCGGGCGACTCGGGCGGCGCCCAAGCAGCCGCGCCACAGCGCCCTACCCCCGCGTCCCTCGGCGAGACTTTCTCTACTTCGTCCCCGAGTTCAGATGTTGCCGTGGATTTGCGGCGACACTCTTGGTGATAAGCCTCCAGCGATCTAATCCGGTATATTCAAGGCCGAATCCAGTGACTCCTTCTGGATCTACACGGGGATATGTCGTTCCTACTAGTGCGTGGGTTCGAGCAACCTTGTGCCCGGATCCTATGACTAGCACCCTTCCAGTCAGACCTCATCAGATGTGCGACGGGGTGGCAGCATAGTTGGACCTCATTAGATGTGCGATAGGGTGGCAGCATGGTGGACTTGGCATAGTGTCAGCCATGACACGACACACGCATCTAGGCCTTGCCGCGACCAGCCTCCTACCCTAGCATGGTGGTTGTGAATCGCGACAGCGGCGGATGGCTCTCGATAATAACAGATGCAGTCGCGGGTGTGCGACACCATCAGCGGCTCGGTGAGGTACCTTTAGTACCTTTTTGCTTAGGTTGTTGTTGGCATGGTGTGGTGGAGGTCGGGGGGAAAAGACTTGTTGGTGACGCTTGCGAGTGCCACTACCTCCTTAGAGGTAACTTGTTTGCACCTCCGCACAGGGTCATGTTTTGATTCTCTAGGTGTGAACCCAGCCCAATACTCGGGCCGACAATGATGGCGCTATTCGTATCATGTTCTTCATGAAGGTGTTGTCGTGGAGATCCATCTGGTGTTTCGGCATTCTCTATTTTTGCTCAGCTGCTCGTGGGTGATCTTTCTACGTTGCTTTGAGGTTACCTTTGGAGAATATATTGGCTACAATTTATTAACGTGGCGTGAGGACATCAGTGAGACCGTCCATTTAACAAGCAGAGCAATTGAGGCTTTGGATTTTCGTCAAGAATGGATTGACATTGCTTATAACTATTATCTTTTTATGTACTCTTCcgcttttatttattttttttgataatCAGCTATTGGAACTTGGTTGTGTGCGTTTTTCACAGAGGCCGGGTGtattttcattttctaaaaaaattcaaaatgtaCATGTTTCAGTTTGCGCCGGGGCCGTACATTTGGTTTGATTGATCCAATGGTACTGACCCTTGTAAGATGTAATCCAATTTGGTTTGCACTTTGTTTCAGTCGATAGGTAGATCAGCAGAATTAGCAACGTACTCGTCACAGCTGACAACCGGCGGAATTTATGGTGCTTCCGTGGCTCGCCGCGCCAGTTGCCGCATGGCAGCAGGAAGCGACGACGAGCGCGACACCCACACGGGCaaatagggggtgtttggatacgagatgctaaattttagaaggtcatatcggatatttggatgctaattttggatgctaattaggaggactaaatatgaactaattacaaaactaattgtagaaccactgggctaattcgcgagatgaatctattaagcttaattagtccatgatttgacaatgtggtgctacagtaaccatttgctaatgatgaattaattagtcttaatagattcgtctcgcgaattagattctatatatgcaattaattttgtaattagactatatttaatactcctaattagtatctaaataaatatccgatgtaacaggtgctaaagtttaggaggggGAGCCAAACAGGCTCTAAATGCAGCCCTCAACAAAAGAAGTAGGGGCTCAAGTAACTCGGCCTCCGCTTGGCCCAGCAACACAGCCGCGTCGTTTCAACAGATCGAATCGTAGTCGTAGCCTCCGGATCCGACGGTCCTCTGGATCCCGGGGtagacggtaaatgaaataccgtccaccccgacCCTCCCGGCGCGCGCTCTCGCCCTCGCCTCGCCCTCGCGCTTGGCATCGCCGGCGCCCACGACGTCACAATACGCTCCCTAATGCCATCTCCGTAGCCtccgacgccgcctccgcccttgAACGCGCACCTCCCCCTCACCGCATTGCGCTCCACGACGGCGGCCGCCGTACGTCGTCCTTCGTGTCCGTGCCCGTGGCCAGCGACACCGGAGACAGCACCGACAGCCCCGCCGCTCGCATCTCCGCCGCCTGCAGCCCTTCCGGGTCAATAGACATGCTTGGCGGAGGTCGAGGGTGCGGCGTTCTTGGAGCGGGCTGGCCGGGATCTGGCCGCGGCAACACAATAAGCGAAAACAACTCCTTTTACCATAAGCGAGCAACTGGTACatgaggaagacgaagaaaaTTATAGTAAGAAAGCTACTGATAAGCGTGGATGTTCAGTTAAATATGCAGTGTTTCTGCACTTCATTCTCTTTTTCTCCAGCCTCGAGAATTCAGTGCTTTCAGTTATCCTTGCAGAGTTGCAGTACTATATTCAGTTAATCAATGCTTTGCTTCATTATTCTCTTCaatcctctctttttttattgatTCTGTTACTTCCTTGTTTTCATTCAGTTTTTTTTGAACGGGTTTCTATTGTATATTCGGTTGAAAAAGATGGTTGCATCATCCAATTTTTCATTTTTCCGAAATATATGTAACGTGTCATTACATTGTTGGACAAGAAAGTGATTGAAACAAAATCCACCGGATGGTAGGTAGACATTCCCGAGGGAAACTTGGTGTTATATGTTCGCCTGACTAATTTGGCAAACATGTATCATGCTGTTGTTCGCAATAGTAAAATCACTGGTATTTTAAGTACAACTTTCTCAAATCAATGTTATTTCCATGCGATCTTTTTTCAAATCGGTGATCTAAGATTGGGCAATTAGTTATTTGTatcgtgttttttttttgcttaagATGTCTCGATGGAGCACGAGGTCTATATGTGTTCCTGACAATGACAAACAAGAGATTGTGCAAAATTACAATGGAGGGATATCAACCATGGACATATGACAAAGTAAAATTGCTGAAACCTGAAAACTGCTCAATATGCTACCACCTAGACTACGAATAAAATTAATGTTTAAAAACGATGAACAAATTTGTACATCTAAATATAGCATCGATGCAGGTGCTCTAAGAACTATTTCCTAATTGAATCTACTTTTATCTAACAATCCATACGCTAATGACAACGCTACAACTAATGCATAGCTATCTTATGTTCCTCACTACTAATAAGACctcctttggcacggctcagGTCAAAGGGAATTCGGCTTCGCGCTACAGTAACACGCACTATTTAGCACCGTGTGTTACTGTAGCATGCAATCAGAATAGATATCAAGGCCTCAAAATAAACTGAGAAGGAGGTGAAGCCTAAAAATGTGGCTTCCCATGACTTCGGCTCTGTCTGCTACAGTTGCAAAGGCAAAACCCCCGAGCCATACCAAATGAGCCCTAAATTAGTCCGACGTAGTCGAGCTCCACAGACCCCAGCCACAGCTGGCCGTCCTTCTCGGCGACGTCGCTGAGCGTGACGCCCTTTGCCGCCgtgagctcctccacctccacaccgTCCGACCCGAGTCGGACGCCCACGAGGTGCTTCACgggagccgccgccgatgccgtggCGTCGAGGCGCGCCTTCTCCTGGTTGAGCGCCACCCAGTAGCCTCCCTTGGTGTCGCGCCTCACGTTGTCCGGGTACCCCGGCAGGTCCGCCATGAGCTCGTACTGCCCGGTCTTGGGGCCCTTGAGCCAGTACCTGAACGCCTGACACGGCACTGTGTGCGCCACCACCACGTGCGTCCTGTCGCTGCTCACCGCCACGCCGTTCGGGTACGGCAGGCCAGCCCTGAGTACGGTCGCTTTCTTCGCCCGCACGTCGTACTTGAGCAGCCGCCCCGTCGCGTCGGCGTTCATCATGATTTCCGTGTTGAACCGGCGCTGGTAGGTGGTGCTGCTGTCGGTGAAGTAGACGTCGCCGGTGGCCTGGTCGACGCCCAGCCCATTCACGAAGTGGAACGGCACGCCGTCGTCGGCCTGGGTGGCCagcacctccgcctcgccgccatcGGGACCGACCTTCATCAGCCCGTGGTACGCGTCGGCAATGTAGAGGTCGCCAGTCTTAGTGTAGAACTGGAGCCCCAGCGGGCGGCCGCACATGCTCTCCGTCTCCTCCGACGGCACGACGGACGCTGTGCACAGCGGGATCTTCCGGTAGTTGGGGCTGTGCGCGAACGTTGTCCAGCCGAGGGCGCTGCCGCCCCACTTGAGGACGCGGCCGTCGGAGACGCCGGCGTAGGGGCCCTGGCCCCGGCGGTCGAAAGCGAGGCTCTCCGCGCCGCTGACGCCGTTGGGAAGCGGGAGGTGGAAGCTCCAGAGCGTGGGCGTGGTCTTGATCGGCTGGGCAGCGTAGATCGACGACGGGAGCAGGAGTGcgagggcgacggcgagcagAAGCGACGCCCCCACGTTGGTGCGCGCCATCTTGATCGCGTTCTTCGTCGATGGAGCTGAGCAGCTTTGGTTCGATGGGACGGCAATCCGGTCGCGCACGCGCACTTTATAGTCCAGGGCGTGCGGCGGTGCGTCAGACTCGGACGCGGCCGAGCGTCGCCGTCGGTGTTGAGGACTCGAGCTCTTCTCTTTCCTGTGTGGCTGTGTCCGACTCCAGCTCGGGTCCGACTCGCCCGGGGTTCTAGCGGTAGTGAACTTCGCCAGACAAAGAAGACAAGGAACGCGCGAGAGGAGATTGGGCTGCAGAGAAAACAGCAGCACTGAAATGGAGAAAGATGAGAGCACATTCAGTAGACTGTCAGATGAAGACACCATGAATTTTAGGGAGATTGATGTATAAGCGTATAGCATCGCCACTAGTTTATGCCTCTTTGCCCATGCTCGACTGATTCCGAAGTTTTTTACTCTTTATATATATGTTCTTGGATAGATGTAGAACGATGCTTTATCACCAAGCAAGAGAGACTTTCACCTCCAAGCCCATTCCGGCATTCCGCGATAGCGTCAGTGACAGCTAGTACAATGCTATCTAATCCGATTTACTGAAAGTCACCACGGAAGGATTGGTGGATGTATAAAACTCACGACGATAGAAATAGAACGCAACTTTGAACATCCAAGCGGCTCAACATTAAAAAATGGTTTGATCATAGTTTAGTTTTTAGACCTAACGTGAAGTAAATGTATTTAACTGCGTACCCAGAGAATCAAAGATTCAGAGCGCACgaacagcagctgcagccatgGAGCAATCCATCGCCTGGTCCACCTcgcctctgctcctcctctGCACCCTGCTCTCACTTGTTGCCTCGCTCCTCTTCTTGCTTCACCACGCCCATGGCCGCAAGAACCCAACGCGAGCATGCAAGGGGAAGCTCCCTCCCGGGCCACCGACGCTGGTCTTCCTCACCAAGTTCTTGGTGCTCCGGCGATCGATCTTTGACCTTGGCTCGCTCCTCCGGGAGCTGCACGCGCGCCACGGCCCCGTCATCTCCATCCGCCTCTTCCGCACGCTGGTCTTCGTCGCCGACCGCCGGCTAGCGCACCGCGTCCTGGTACAGGACGGCGCCACCTTCGCCGACCGCCCGCCCCTCTTCGATCCGGGACGCCTCTTCACCGCCGGGGAGCGCGACATCAGCACCTCGCCCTACGGGCCCTACTGGCGCCTCGTCCGCCGCAACCTCGCCGCTGAGGCGCTGCACCCCGCCCGCGTCAGCCTCTacgcgccggcgaggcgggcAGCGCTGGACGTGCTCGTGGCCGAGCTcctccgcgcgcgcggcggcgacagctCGAGCGCCGTCCAGGTGAGGCCGGCGTTCCGGCGCGCCCTGTTCTAGATGCTCGTGTACATGAGCCTCGGCGCCAGGCTCGGGGAGGAGGTGCTCGACGAGGTCCAGGACATCCAGATGCAAATCCTCCGCTCCATCACCAGCTTTCccatcttctccttcttcccggCGGTCACCAAGAAGCTCTTCCGCAGACGGTGGGAGTCGTACGTCGCTGTGCGTCGCAGGCAggacgagatctttctcccgcTCATCCAAGCCAGGCGCGGCGACGACCCGCCGTGCTACGCGGACTCCGTCCTCGCGCTGCGCGTGGCCGACGAAGGCAACCGCCCGCTCACGGACGCCGAGGTGGTCAGCCTCTGCTCCGAGTTCCTGAACGCCGGCACGGACACGACGCTGACGCTGCTGGAGTGGATCATGGCGGAGCTGGTCAACCACCCCGATGTCCAAGCCAAGGTGCACGACCGGAGCTCAACGACGGCGACCTTGAACAGGCGCGGTACCTGAAGGCCGTGGTGCTGGAGGGCCTTCGCCTGCACCCGCCGGCGCACTTCCTTCTCCCGCACGGCGTGCAGAGCGACGCGGAGATCGCCGGATACGCGGTGCCCAAGGGCGCCGAGGTGAACGTCATGCACGGCGGGTTCGGTCGCGATGAGACGGTGTGGACGGCGCCGCTGGAGTTCCGGCCGGAGCGGTTcttggacggcggcgaggggtgCGACGTGGACATCACAGGGAGcaaggagatcaagatgatgcctTTCGGTGCCGGGCGACGGATGTGCCCGGGGTACACGCTGGGGATGCTGCAGGTGGAGTTCTTCGTGGGGAGCCTTGTGAGGGAACTGGAGTGGCTGCCACTAGCGCAGGGGGAGGCCGTCGACATGACGGAGAGGCTGGATTTCACCGTCGTCATGAAGCACTCGCTCCGGGCTCGGATCATACCAAGGAACTGAAATCATCAATGTCGGAAAAAGCTCTCATGTTTGCTGATGTGCTTTGGTTTTTTAGATAGATGGATAGATGTCTGTGTTCGACGAAACAAACACGCAACGTGCAGCCTGTTTTGAACTGAACTTTCAAAATATGTCCATATAATTAAGTAAGTAAAGGAACTGTCTACGTATCTCATGACAGATTTTTCCTACTAAAATCTACTTATGTAGACATTTTAGTTTGGTTCTATACCCGTAAAGCTGCTAATGAGATGACGTGCTCCACACTGTTCTTCAGTTTTAGTACATAGCCAAACAAAACATTTGATGATATTGTAAAGGATGACTGTAGAGGAATTCAGAAGTTcgataaaataaaagaaatggcCGCTCTAGAAATGATATCAGCACGTAATTACATGCCATCGATACCAACTTGCAAATATCAGGCAATAACCTCAATTTGTAGTTAATTTTCAAGATAACTGAAGCAACTCTAACATCCTGGATCCATTGGACTTCTGAAAAAAGAAGGCACAGAACTCGTGTTCACATGTTCGGCAAAGACGACAACTTGTGGGAAAAGTACTTATTCCAACAAACTCGTGACGATTTAAAGTATCATACAAATCTCTCCCCTGAATGCATATTTATTCCAACAAACTCTGGGGGCGAAGGGTCCGGTTACATCAGTATTTGCCTGCACTTCAGGTAAGTTCTAAACAAGGACGCTCACACATCAAAGACTCATGTAACTACTGCCTCCTGAAACGGGAAGAGCCAGGGTCAGCTATAAACAAGAGGAAGTAGCTAGGGGCGGTAACTGAAAGTCTGAAGCAACCTCCTGCTAACTACTAGTGGTCAGATTTGTTGTTATTTTTTCCTTGCTGTCCTATGACGTATAACCCACTGGGGTTAAAGGTTAACCCCCTCCGTTGGTCAAAATCAAAATCAATTAACCCACCAACACTGACTGCCTGCTAGAACCATCTGCGCAATCTGGACTCAAATGACCTCCGGGGTCTATTGTACCTTGTCTTAGCTAATCCGCTATCACTAACACTACCACCCACAACATGATCATGagcttctgaaaattcctctgACCATGGTTCTAGGGGAATATGACTGTCATCCTTTGCTTTCCTCTTTTGCTTCTCGAGCTGCTTGACGTTTTCAGAAATTTGATGAATTGTCTTGTTAATCTTGGTAAATCTCCGCTCCATAGGCTCCACAACATGGGAAACTGTATATTTTACGTCATCAACCATCTGAAAAATTGCACCATAAACAAATTAGTTGACAGTTATGATGGATAGAATGTCAGGCAAAAGCAACTTGAGTATCAGGAGCATACGATTTCGCCGCTCCCCAACACAACATCACGAACGCTCTGAGGAAAACTCAACCGCCTGTCTTTGGTACCAGGAGGAGTTTGCAATACTGTTAAGCTGTCAATCCctcctccgacttcttcaggaTCTGGAGCTCCCAGAGAGGCATAATCAGACATGACAGCAACATTGCAAACACTTCTTTCCCCACGTCTGTAAGGTTTAGCTGGAAATACTTTCAAATGAACCACAGCTGCAACCCCCATCTGTCATTCAAGAGAAAGTGTGTTATGGGTATGGACTTCAACACAACATTTCTTAACATATGAAAGGAATGACCAGGATATGAGCAACAAGGGTAACAATATTACGAACAGAAGTCAATGTACACATGCGCccccaaaaataaaaaagttgcaCTATCATGACAGGCACAGCGCATATTCCAACAATACTGAGACATGAAACTGTCCGTCCATTCATTCAATAATGAGCGCGTACAGCATAAAGGAAAGTTGTGGAAATTAAATTTACAGGAAAGATTCGTTGATATGAAGATATGCATCAAAATTTTAACAGCAGAACAGTAAATACAATACCGGGATTTTGCAGCCTAATACGTATAGAGTAACAAAATATTATGATATCACAAAATTCAAGGTAATAATTAGTGCTAGAATACAGAGAAATTAAATAAATTACACAAACAAATGTAAGCATGCCAAATTGATATAGTTGACTACTAGATAGATATAACTTCCTAatagaacaaagaatgaaatGACCGGAAAGGTAAAACAAACTTTTGTATCATATGGATAAGTGAACCAACCGAAAATGGGCATAATCAAAACCCTGACAGTGGATAAAAATGGCAGATAAAACACACCTCAAGGCATATAATGTAATCCTGGATACGTGTTTGCAATCTTTGTGCCAAATGTCCTTTAAAAAGCCCAGTTGAGAAAAGAAATGCAACAGCAACACCTTGCCACCAGGTCAAGAATACAATAGATTTGAAAGTAAGAAACTTAGACAGAGGTTTAATAGGTTCCAGCTTCTCCTTGGTAGCAGTATAGAACTGTATAAGGCAATATAACGCCCATGTCTGGCTGAAATTTAGTACAACAGCCAAATATGGATACCTGCAAATGAATCAATAAAATTCATGAGAATGCAGAACTGGAAATAAAGGTCATTGGGTACAGAGTTTTGATAATTTTAAGCATGATGTAGATTAGGTATTGATGAAACATACAAGGATCAGTAATGTTATGGAAAATTCCATAATAAAGAATTCAAAAGAGCACTAGCATAAAAACTATGTAATTGATCCATACCCATATTTCCATGCAAACTTTCCTTCTCCATAGATTCCTAGAAGCTCCATGAATATTGCCAAGACAGCACAAATAGGCTTAAGGATCATCTAGAATTAAGAACCCACATAATCGATCAGAACAGATGAAATAGGAATGAGCAAAGTAGACAAAGGTCGCCGATcatgcatacatacatattGAACAATACCAATCTTCACAGCATGGTAGAAGTCGGGACCAAGGTACCAATTTCTCATGAAGCAGTTCAATGGGAAAGGATGCTTCACAATGCCATAATCataatcataatcatcatcTAGCAGAGGCGAGCTCTCACTGATTTGAAGCCGACCCTCCATAAACCTAATGGTACTTTCCTCCCCACCTTAAATGACAAAAAAACTTTGGGTCAGATAAACATTGTATATATAAAGAAATAAAGGAAACTGAAAGAAAGCTCCATAGGCTAAAAAACGAAATTAGAACCAAAATAACTTCCATCCAAATTAAGCAGGCCCATGCACGACCAAACTAAAACAAGGCTTTTGGTGTTTCAGTTTCACCAACTTTTCTGACCTCCCTATgatcatttttttatttctgtaatTCTAACATTTGAAGAGCATAAAATAATACCATTCCTTTTGCGTTTCACAAATATTCAGttcaattatatttttttctgtgATCAGATATATTAACAAACTGTGACATAACACTAAgcaagtagtttttttttctagaaaaacaCTAAGCAAAGTATGCACTAGAAGGTTGCAGCAGGACATAACAAGCCTCACAGCAAAGTGGAGGGGCTTGAAAAAGGATTTAGGGGGGCCAAACTCAGATATAGTATCTCCTAAAGAAATTTCTGTAGTGGCCACAGTCACCCTTGATCCACATTAAGATCTGCCTATGGGTACACTACAACGCACCACACAAGCTGCAGCTCAGTGGCATTACCTTCTACCCACAAGGCTACTTAACACAATCAGACGACAGGAAAAATGATAATCATATCTGCCAAATTCCTCTTTTATTATTCTGCTGAGAATAGAACTATCAGTTTTCAGTATGCATGATTTCCAACTATTGGTTAGCTGAAGATGATTTCCAACTATTGGTTAGCTGAAGATGATTTCCACTTTCTAACCGAGATTCAAATACTCACCTAAGCATGCTATCAAATATCTCTCGAAGCAATACATGGCAAATGCCTCGTAACAGTCCCGCATCAGTTCACAGATGAATGCAACATTCGAATTCAGTAATGAGAAGAactgcaaaaaataaaaagtgtTACACGTTTACACCAGTAAATAATGAATTACATCAACAAAGAAGAAACTAAATCAAGGTTTTCAGAATTTACTACCTCCACTCAGAAATACATGATGTTGAGAATTTGAGCAGTCAAGG encodes the following:
- the LOC101775942 gene encoding protein STRICTOSIDINE SYNTHASE-LIKE 10 produces the protein MARTNVGASLLLAVALALLLPSSIYAAQPIKTTPTLWSFHLPLPNGVSGAESLAFDRRGQGPYAGVSDGRVLKWGGSALGWTTFAHSPNYRKIPLCTASVVPSEETESMCGRPLGLQFYTKTGDLYIADAYHGLMKVGPDGGEAEVLATQADDGVPFHFVNGLGVDQATGDVYFTDSSTTYQRRFNTEIMMNADATGRLLKYDVRAKKATVLRAGLPYPNGVAVSSDRTHVVVAHTVPCQAFRYWLKGPKTGQYELMADLPGYPDNVRRDTKGGYWVALNQEKARLDATASAAAPVKHLVGVRLGSDGVEVEELTAAKGVTLSDVAEKDGQLWLGSVELDYVGLI
- the LOC101776748 gene encoding protein LAZ1 homolog 1 encodes the protein MALKNVIRFILVLTHVSSCLARSGNMFSPGFVSASKSLPGWPILSAGTSVTVALVLSLFLTFEHLCAYHQPEEQKFMIGLILMVPVYAVQSFFSLLNSNVAFICELMRDCYEAFAMYCFERYLIACLGGEESTIRFMEGRLQISESSPLLDDDYDYDYGIVKHPFPLNCFMRNWYLGPDFYHAVKIGIVQYMILKPICAVLAIFMELLGIYGEGKFAWKYGYPYLAVVLNFSQTWALYCLIQFYTATKEKLEPIKPLSKFLTFKSIVFLTWWQGVAVAFLFSTGLFKGHLAQRLQTRIQDYIICLEMGVAAVVHLKVFPAKPYRRGERSVCNVAVMSDYASLGAPDPEEVGGGIDSLTVLQTPPGTKDRRLSFPQSVRDVVLGSGEIMVDDVKYTVSHVVEPMERRFTKINKTIHQISENVKQLEKQKRKAKDDSHIPLEPWSEEFSEAHDHVVGGSVSDSGLAKTRYNRPRRSFESRLRRWF